In one window of Clostridium estertheticum subsp. estertheticum DNA:
- a CDS encoding DUF3852 family protein, with protein MKKGLSKLKILGLSTSLIMLSATQKVFADPNSALTGAKTQLQGQATPIVNNVIVPICAVILVIITLVAIVKSVVEYRRGAGVDLGHIVILIVGIILVITFPTWGWGLIN; from the coding sequence GTGAAAAAGGGATTATCAAAGTTAAAAATTTTAGGATTAAGTACAAGCTTAATAATGCTATCAGCTACACAAAAGGTTTTTGCAGACCCAAACAGTGCATTAACAGGTGCAAAAACTCAATTACAAGGACAAGCTACACCAATTGTTAATAATGTTATTGTACCAATCTGTGCAGTAATACTTGTTATAATCACATTAGTGGCAATAGTTAAATCAGTTGTTGAATATAGACGTGGTGCGGGGGTTGATTTGGGACATATTGTAATACTTATAGTTGGAATAATTCTAGTTATAACCTTCCCAACTTGGGGATGGG